A window from Clupea harengus chromosome 14, Ch_v2.0.2, whole genome shotgun sequence encodes these proteins:
- the tmx1 gene encoding thioredoxin-related transmembrane protein 1 has protein sequence MLSGSSAYSEASCDPTMASLQDYEIGAARKHVIWRTCMFLFCVLVILKAPQPVLAKKDNLREITDGNWEDILTGEWMIEFFAPWCPACRQLQPVWGEFSEWGEDLGVNIAKVDVTEQPGLSGRFIITSLPTIYHCKDGVFRRYQGPRTKDDFMSFIDEKKWQNIEPVSSWFGPSSFMMNTMSALFKLSMFIRHCHNYLTEQLGIPVWGSYVIFALATLFSGLVLGLILVFIADFAFPSRRLQSNHYQRKQLSEQARLRHQIEDEQMADVEEDDEEDEDEEDESGSREDLWRKGRGSPEGRPDTFGDEALRRRVLAARQEEEEDT, from the exons ATGCTAAGCGGAAGTTCAGCTTATAGTGAGGCGAGTTGTGACCCGACCATGGCGTCCTTGCAGGACTACGAAATAGGAGCAGCTAGAAAACATGTTATTTGGCGAACATGTATGTTCCTCTTCTGCGTCCTTGTAATTCTGAAGGCGCCACAGCCAGTACTCGCCAAGAAGGATAATCTCAGAGAAATAACAGACGGAAACTGGGAAGACATACTGACCGGAGAATGGATGATAGAATT CTTTGCCCCGTGGTGCCCTGCATGTCGGCAACTGCAGCCAGTGTGGGGAGAGTTTTCCGAGTGGGGGGAGGATCTGGGCGTCAACATCGCCAAAGTGGACGTCactgagcagccag GACTGAGTGGCCGATTCATCATCACCTCCCTTCCTACCATCTACCA TTGTAAAGATGGCGTATTTCGGAGGTACCAGGGACCACGTACCAAAGACGACTTCATGAGCTTCATTGATGAGAAGAAATGGCAGAATATCGAACCAGTGTCCTCTTGGTTCGGTCCATCCTcctttat GATGAACACCATGTCGGCGCTCTTCAAGCTCTCCATGTTCATACGG cattGCCATAACTATCTGACGGAGCAGCTGGGCATTCCTGTGTGGGGGTCCTATGTGATCTTTGCCCTGGCCACACTTTTCTCTGGCCTTGTCCTTGGGCTG ATACTGGTGTTCATCGCAGACTTTGCCTTCCCGTCAAGAAGATTACAAAGTAACCACTACCAAA GGAAGCAGCTGTCTGAGCAGGCGCGACTGCGGCACCAGATAGAGGACGAGCAGATGGCCGACgtagaagaagatgatgaagaggacgaggacgaggaggatGAGAGCGGCTCACGGGAGGACCTGTGGCGCAAGGGCCGCGGCTCCCCTGAGGGTCGCCCCGACACCTTCGGTGACGAGGCACTGAGGAGGAGGGTGCTGGCTGCTCgccaggaggaggaagaggacaccTAA